Part of the Pseudomonadota bacterium genome, GAAACCACGGATAGAAATGGCCGGCCAGCTCGCGCATGGTCGTGAAGCCCGATTCCAGGATGAGCCCCGCGGGACGTTCGCGGGTCGCGAGCCAGGTGGCCACGGCCCCGCCCAGGGACTCTCCGAACAGCACGATGCGGTCGGCCGCAATGCCGAGCGTCGTGCTCAGATATTCCCAGGCGGCCAGGGCATCGCGATAGGTGCCCTGCTCGGACGGGCTGCCGGAGCTTTCTCCGTAGCCGCGGTAATCGAGGATGAGCACCGCGAGCCCGAGGCCGTGCAAGGCATGCAAGGCCATCAGCCGGTGGGAAATGTTGCCGGCGTTACCGTGCAGGAACAGCACGGTCAACCGCGCCTCGGCCGCCGGGACATACCAACCCGAGAGTCGCACCCCGTCCTCAGCACGGATCTCGAGCGGCTCGTAGACCAGTCCCGCCTGGGTCGGCGTGGCCAGGATCTCTCGGGACGGAAAGAAAATGAAGGAGGACTGGAACAAGGTCATGGCTGCGACCAGGATCGCCCACACCGCGAAGGTCGCGCCGAGCGCGGACAGCAGGATCTCACGCATGGGGTCGTGCCGCGCTACGCGGACCGCCCAGGATCGCTCCTATAGATAAAACAGATGCATAAAACGACGCGGGCACCCCGCGACCGGTGCCGCAGGTAGACCCGCGCGTCAAATTGGGGGCCGAGGCCCCCCAGGTTATTGTTGTTTGATTAGGTGAAATCCCCGCCCTAGCGCTTCCAATTAAGCGCGATCAGAGTGCCGAAGCACACGAGGGACAAAATGAACAACACCCACATGGTAGCGTCAGGCATGATTACCTCCTTCCGATTTAGTTATAGGGTTCGACAGGGGAGGCGATGGCCTTCCCGGCCGGCTTGCGCACAACCCCCCGACTCTTAGCCTTGTAAAGCTCACCGTGGCAACGTGGGCCAGTTACGCAGCGTATAACCAGTACGTTCCCACTACTACAATACTCCAATTGATTCCTAGATGGAACCCATGGGCGGAACCCGCGCCGCTCGACACCGCGGGGGTCCGCCAGGGTCTCAAGCGCCAGGATCTCGAGTGCCAGGCCCTCAGGCGAACGAAGAACCGCGCAGCCGGGCCGAGATCTTCTCACGCGCCTCGGTGAGCAGCGAGTCCCGATCGAGGCCGTCGAGGATCTCCTGGACGACGCGTTTGGGCCCCAGCGGTCCCCAAGATCGCCCCTCTGCGAGATAGCGCTGCGCCGCCCGTCCGACCACGAGCGCCGAATAGTAGGCGACGGCCCCCTGGGTGGTGGCGGTGACCAAGGTCGAGAGTCCGGCCGTGCCGCCTTTGATCGCCGAGGCGACGAAATGCACGGCCCACACCGAGCCCATCACCAGCGCCATCTGCGCCGCGATGGTGGCGATGAGCCGGCCGGCCTCGGCCTTGCCCATGGGCAGGCCGTAGATCCGCGCGAGGTGGAGGACCAGGCCCACGTCCGCGGCCCCGGCCGCCAGCAGATCCGAGATGGGGATGGGGTTCAGGCCCACGACCACCCCTTTGACCAGACAGTAGCTGCGGATTACGGCGGCGGCCAGATCGCGCCGGATCGCCAATACCCGGGCGCTGATGGTGTCTGAGACCTCACCCGCGAAGAGCGTCGCATTGAGCGCCGCGAGGGCCTTCCCCTCGCTTTCCAAGATGGCCCACAGCGCCTCGCGCAGGGCCTGCACTTGCGGATCGGCGCGCCGTAGCGTCTCGGTCTCGCGACCCGATGCGTCGATCTCGATGTAGATGCGTGGACCCGGCTCGGCGGCACTGCAGACGATCCGATCGGACCCCACGAGCCCCCGGCAGCGGATTGTGAGCGCCTCGACCAGCACGGTGCGTTCGGCCTCTGTGTAGCGGTCGACCTTGTTGAAGACCAGTAGCAGCGGTTTGTGCTCCTCGGCGAGCACCCTGAGCGCCTGGATCTCCGTGGCGGAGGTGTCCCCATCGACCACGAACAGCACCAGATCGGAGCGGCGGCCGACCTCGCGCGCCATGCGCTCGCGGGCCTCGCCCTCGATGTCGTCGATGCCGGGGGTGTCGATCAGGAAGACGCCCCCGGCGCCCCGTTCGTGCGCCTGTCGTTCCTCCCAGCGGGCGGATTGCGGGGCGCGTGTCTCGCCGTGCAGCGGGCTGGTCGAGAACCGTCGCTCGCGAAGCAGGGCGTTGATGAGGGCCGATTTTCCGACCCCGACGCGCCCGAAGAGCGCGATGTGGATGTGGCCCTGCTCGAGCCGTTCGAGCATGGCCTGGACGTGGCCCAGCTCCTCCGACAGGCCGTCGCGCACCGCCGCCGGCAACTTGGGGTCCTCGACCAGCGCACGCAGGCTGTCGCGCGCCCGGCCGAGCTGGGAGTCCTCGCGCCCGCCCTCAGGGCTCACTGCGGTGCCCTTTTCCCGGCGCCAGGGCCAGCCGGACCAGCCGTTCCGCACGTGTTCCCAGATCCCCACTCAAGTCCTCCTCGAAGCGTTGCAAGGTAGCCTGCTCCCCGACATCTCCTTCGCGGGCCAGGCCCTCGGCCACCGCGTGCCCGAGACTCTCGAAGATGAGACCGTAACCCACGGCGTGCAAGGCCCCGCCCGCCACGGTGCCGAGGCCGGGAAAGGCCTTGAAGGCGTTGCCCGCGACCGCCAGCACCATCGGTAGGGCCTTGCGCGCCCGTTTCGTCGCGAGCCGCAGGAGGCGCGTCATGTCCACCTGCGGGCCGGAGACCTCGTAGAGCTCGCACAGGGAGCGCACCATGCCCACGGCGAGATAGCCCTGGATCACCAGATCGGTGCCGGGGGTCACGGCCACCAGCGCCCCGACCACCGCCTGGCGCGCATAGTCTCTCACGATCTCCTCGGCGCGCGTGCCGCGGTGCGCGGCGAGTGAGATGTCGAGCTTGTGAGCCGCGAGCCCGAGCACCGCCGTCTCGCGGCCCCGGAGCAGCGCCGTGCGGTCCTCACCCAGGATGCGCGCCAAGGCCGCGAGCAGCTCCGCGACGTTCGCCGGGACGGGCTCCACTGAGACGACTTCCTGGCCGTTCGCTCGGGTGCGCACGACCTCTCTCCGGCCGCCCGCCGACAGGGTGACCACCTCGCACCGCGGCGGCACCCGTTCCGCGATCCGCGCCCGCAGCGTGTCCCGATCGCGCTCGGTGTACCAATCTATCTTGTTGATGGCGACGATGACGGGCTTGCCGAGGGTGAGCAAGGCCGCGAGCTCGCGGTGCTGTGCACGGGTCAGGTCCGAATCGGTGAGATACACCACGGCGTGGGCGCGTAAGGCCTCCTCTCGGGCGACGGGGTCCAGGTCTCGTGCCGGATCGTTGCACCCGGGCAGATCGATGAGCACGACCTCCTCACCGTTCGGGGCGTGCCAGCGGTAACGCGTCACACTCCGGGTGGTCCCGGCGCGCGGATCGATGTCCACCCGGCAGCCTGGGAGGAGGGTCTGGACGA contains:
- a CDS encoding alpha/beta hydrolase — protein: MREILLSALGATFAVWAILVAAMTLFQSSFIFFPSREILATPTQAGLVYEPLEIRAEDGVRLSGWYVPAAEARLTVLFLHGNAGNISHRLMALHALHGLGLAVLILDYRGYGESSGSPSEQGTYRDALAAWEYLSTTLGIAADRIVLFGESLGGAVATWLATRERPAGLILESGFTTMRELAGHFYPWFPARLFLRVYYPTIERLSRVRCPVLVIHSPDDEIVPYEHGERLFAAAPGHKQFVKRQGGHNDAFLAGTEVLLADIERFITSIEDGGPDWDHEDRGSVLDRVRASQ
- a CDS encoding GTP-binding protein yields the protein MSPEGGREDSQLGRARDSLRALVEDPKLPAAVRDGLSEELGHVQAMLERLEQGHIHIALFGRVGVGKSALINALLRERRFSTSPLHGETRAPQSARWEERQAHERGAGGVFLIDTPGIDDIEGEARERMAREVGRRSDLVLFVVDGDTSATEIQALRVLAEEHKPLLLVFNKVDRYTEAERTVLVEALTIRCRGLVGSDRIVCSAAEPGPRIYIEIDASGRETETLRRADPQVQALREALWAILESEGKALAALNATLFAGEVSDTISARVLAIRRDLAAAVIRSYCLVKGVVVGLNPIPISDLLAAGAADVGLVLHLARIYGLPMGKAEAGRLIATIAAQMALVMGSVWAVHFVASAIKGGTAGLSTLVTATTQGAVAYYSALVVGRAAQRYLAEGRSWGPLGPKRVVQEILDGLDRDSLLTEAREKISARLRGSSFA
- a CDS encoding 50S ribosome-binding GTPase; amino-acid sequence: MFSPSAARRERQAIVRGVTLFRALLAALLSLGFALALLGLFYATDLAFSVWERLAEAPIVLVGVYVALVALLAAGVGYVLWRLLRPRPAKKPIKRSDRAPSPQSPQSPAELHARMAEAEAQGADIGSARAELGRLAEHGARLSIALFGEVGSGKSSLVQTLLPGCRVDIDPRAGTTRSVTRYRWHAPNGEEVVLIDLPGCNDPARDLDPVAREEALRAHAVVYLTDSDLTRAQHRELAALLTLGKPVIVAINKIDWYTERDRDTLRARIAERVPPRCEVVTLSAGGRREVVRTRANGQEVVSVEPVPANVAELLAALARILGEDRTALLRGRETAVLGLAAHKLDISLAAHRGTRAEEIVRDYARQAVVGALVAVTPGTDLVIQGYLAVGMVRSLCELYEVSGPQVDMTRLLRLATKRARKALPMVLAVAGNAFKAFPGLGTVAGGALHAVGYGLIFESLGHAVAEGLAREGDVGEQATLQRFEEDLSGDLGTRAERLVRLALAPGKGHRSEP